Part of the Nitrosophilus alvini genome, GTCTTTTCGGGCAAAGCCCGAAAATTATGCAGGATAGACGGAGATTTTTTGTCTTTTTTTATCTTTTCTTTCAAATTTTACATATCCGTCAACAAGAGCATATATAGTATGGTCTTTTCCCATACCTACATTGTTTCCGGGATGGATTTTTGTACCTCTTTGTCTGATTATG contains:
- the rpmA gene encoding 50S ribosomal protein L27; its protein translation is MAHKKGQGSTQNNRDSAGRRLGVKKFGGEFVRAGNIIIRQRGTKIHPGNNVGMGKDHTIYALVDGYVKFERKDKKRQKISVYPA